AGACAGCAGGTATCGATTTGAAAGAGGCATGGAGGCAAATGGAAGAGATTTACGATCGTGGGTGGGCCAAAAACATTGGGGTCTCAAATTTCGATGTCGAGAGCCTTGAATATATCCGCACTATCGGGAAATATCAACCTGTTGTAAATCAGATAGAATTCAGCGCATACATGCAGCAACAATCACCAGGAATAATCTCATACTGCAAGAAGCATGGGATAGCTATCGAAGGATATTCTCCACTTGTTCCATTGACGAAGGGAAAACCTGGTCCCTTAGATGACATCCTTCCTTTGATGGCGAAGAAATACGGAAAATCagagcttcaaattcttttaAGATGGGTTGTACAGAATGGTGTTATTGCGATAACAACATCTGCGCAACAGAAGAGAATTGATGAATCTCTTGACATTTTCGACTTCGAGTTGTCCAGCGAGGACTTCACTTCCATTACCGAAGTTGGTAAAACCAAAATCTTCCGAAACTTCATGACTGACCTGTATGGCAAATATGATAGTATACTCTACAAAGACCTATAGTATATTAGGTACAGAATTCTCTTAAAGAGACTTGTTTAAACTTTTCCTCCATTCTCTAAACTCCGAAGTCAAAATGCCTTCTCCATTCACTAGCTGGTCGTATTCAGTATCacttttttcaatctcGACAAGTTTGAGGTGATTGTTCTCAAAGGTCAATCTGTAAGCTCTTATGTGTTCAGCTGACTCTTCTCGAGGAATACTAGACAGCAGCCACTCTGTGAGTGCACCGTACCACCTAACGGCATCCATACACGCGTTTGTCAACTGAGGGTTGTTGTTCTTAAGTAAAAGGGGAACTTCTTGGGTGGAATACTCTTCAACACTTCGTAAAATGAAATTCTCGTCTCTAAACCCATAAATGACCCGGTTAATTCCAACTAGAAAACATTGTAGCCATGTTTTGAacatttttctttcaaaagcgcgCGCTTCTGCAAAAGTTGATACGCCCTTAGTGCACTTTAACTCCGCGTAGTGTTTGAGGTTGTCAGAAGAATCTTCAGTGAAATCAAATACGCAATCCACTTCTGCTCCAAGGACTAGCTTACAGTGTCCAACACCGGACCTCACAACCGTAATGTACTGATCACCATTGCAACATATCCTCTTATGCCTTTTCTCCAAACTGTTTCTCGTGACCTGTGGGAGCGGTTTCGATATGGTTGAAAGAGTCTCAAATTTATAGCCACTGTAGTATGAGCGGTATTCCATCGAACTTGTATTAGCTGGAGGTGGATGTGCTTGATTTGGCTCTCGAATGAAAAGCTGTCCATTAAAAGATAAGACCCGCAGATCGACGCGATTATATTTTGGACTATCGAATGCTGCTGATATCAACTTCCTCATGATTCCCCTGAAAGTTATGATATCAGCTGgaactttcttgtttttacGTTCTTCATAGGCCTGTATTGTTTTTAAAAGTCCGCTAAGCGTACATGCATCAACATCGGGGTTCCCAAAGCactctttgaactttttaaTCCCGCTACAAAGGTCCAAATTCCTCTCAAGCTCTGTGTCTGGGAGATAGTAGTAACTGAGTTTGGAGCTATCATTCACAAGAAATTGCCCCTCTTGTGTTTTGGAGTAAAAGCCAAGCTCTTTAGGCTGCTTCAAGCTACTAGCCGCGCTTCTTTTCTGCACAAACAAATCTGCAGACAGGCCCATTATAGCTGCCGACGTTTCGCAACAGAAATTCCTGAGGATATTAAAAAAGCTCGAATGTGAAACTATTGAAATCGGAAAGCTTGataattttgaaactggagcttcaggaaagGGAGTATGTGATTCgccgctcttcttcgccggTCAAACGAGCTCACGAGTGGTGGTGACTTGTTTGGCGTATgaaaagagctcttgaCGAAGttcaatttgaaaaaaaaaaatttgatatcTAGTCATAACTCGCCAACAGAAGGGGCAAACATAATTGACCACATAAAAAGAATGGCCAAGCTCATCATTGCCAGTAAGGCGCCTGTTGTGGCTTATTCTGAATTGATTGCTGCCCGCCTTGTTAACAGTGCAAAAACAGATGCTATCGAAAttgagtttgttgaagacaaaaaaagctctccTGCTACCTTTGAGGACAGCTGCGATGATGTCCTAAAGAGAATTGTCCAGACTTATCCTGAGGTTTTTAAGCACGGTTTTGAGAACTGTGACGAGTGGGCCAAACTAGCGTCGGAAGAGCTGACAGTCAAGaacttccaaaagctttccgTATCGCTCGCCAAATTAGATGCCTGTTTAAACTTTAGAACCTTCATCCTAGGAGGCACTACCTTTTCTGCGGCAGACATTGCGTGCTGGGGGTCACTTAGATCAAACGGTATGGTCGGGTCAATCATTAAGAACAAGGTCTATGTCAATGTTTCTCGTTGGTACACGCTTTTGGAGCAGATCCCAGAGTTTGGGTCTGCTCACGAGTTCCTTGTCAAGACCTTGCaagagttgaagaaggcttCCACTTcgaacaagaagaaagagactCACAAAGCGAACTTCGAGATTGACTTGCAGGACGCTAAAGTCGGAGAAGTGGTTACACGTTTCCCACCAGAACCATCTGGATACTTGCATATTGGCCATGCTAAAGCTGCTATTTTAAACCAGTACTTTGCTCAAGAGTATAAGGGTAAACTCATCATTAGATTCGATGACACAAacccttcaaaagagaaagaagagtttcAGGACTCTATCTTGGAAGATTTGGAGCTTTTAGGAATCAAGGGTGATAGAGTCACTTATTCTTCTGATtactttcaagaaatgtATGACTTGTGTGTCAAGATGATCGAAGAAGGAAATGCATACTGTGACGACACTCCAACGGACAAGATGAGGGAGGAGCGTATGGATGGTCTAGCTTCTGCCAGAAGAGATCGCagcgttgaagaaaatttgAGGATCTTCActcaagaaatgaagaatGGCACTGAAGAGGGATTGAAAAACTGTGTTCGTGCTAAAATTGACTACAAAGCTCTTAATAAGACACTGAGAGACCCTGTCATCTATAGATGTAACCTCACTCCACACCACAGAACTGGCTCTACTTGGAAAATTTACCCAACTTACGACTTTTGCGTCCCCATTGTTGATGCATTAGAAGGAGTCACTCACGCATTGCGTACTATTGAATACAGAGATAGAAATGCTCAATACCAATGGATGCTTGACGCTCTTCATCTAAGAAAGGTTCATATCTGGGATTTTGCTCGTGTTAACTTTGTTAGAACCCTCCTCTCTAAGAGAAAATTGCAATGGATGGTTGACAAGGACCTAGTCTCCAACTGGGATGACCCAAGGTTCCCCACTGTGAGGGGTGTTAGAAGAAGAGGTATGACTGTCGAAGGTTTGAGAAACTTTGTGCTGTCTCAAGGGCCCTCCAGAAATGTCATTAACTTGGAATGGAACCTAATTTGGGCATTTAACAAAAAGGTTATTGATCCTGTTGCTCCTAGACATACCGCGATCGTTAAGCCTGTTAAGTTCCATGTTGAAGGCGCTCCTCAAACGCCTGATGTTCAAATCAAACTGAAGCACAAGAAAAACCCAGCGGTTGGAGAGAAGAAGGTTATCTACTATGCTGACATTCTGATTGACCAGGATGATGCTGACGCCGTAACCGAAGGGGAAGAGCTCACTCTGATGGACTGGGGTAACGCAATTGTCACTAAGAAGAATGCCGATGGATCTTTGACCGGTAAGTTGCACCTTGAGggtgacttcaaaaagacaaaattgAAGCTGACCTGGTTGGCTGACACTGACGACAAGGTTGATGTCGATTTGGTTGACTTCGACCACCTTATCACCAAGGACAAGCTTGAGGAAGGAGAAGACTTCGCGGACTACTTGACTCCTCAAACCGAATTCCACGTTTCAGCTGTTGCGGATTTGAATGTCAAGGACATGAAGAAGGGCGACATCATCCAGTTTGAAAGGAAGGGTTACTACAGACTCGACTCTTTCGCGACAGCTGACAAACCATATGTCTTCTTCGCCATCCCAGATGGCAAATCCGTCAACAAATACGGTGCTAAAAAATAACTTTAGTGTTAACTTGTTAGCTTTTGTATTGCAATAATATACATTTGTATAGACGAATCACAGAATTATTCTACTcactgtttttgagctgcctTATGATAAAAGACCTGACAATTATTTCGCAAATTGATACTAAAACGCTCACAAAAATGACTGCAATAAACCACCAGGTGATTCTTGCCATATTTCGTTCGGCTACAGAATCAACGCagatatcaaaaaactcaagGAAAACTTTGCACCGGTCATTCAAAACTTGCACTCTCTGATCAATTTCCAAATATTCACGCATTGCCAAATATAGTGGGTGAAGGCTTGGCTCAAAAGACCAAAAGAACTCCGGGGTATCTAGAACGCTTGAAGAGAGGTTTACATCAACTCTCAGCTTAAAAAGCTTACCGgatttcttgagcagctgTTCTCTTTTTAGGCCTAACGTCCCATATAAAGCAAGTCTCTTAGGCAGCTTGGACACGGTGCCCAAAATAGGAGATATTCTGGATTCAAACCTTGACAATTTGGTAGATTGGGCGATTGAGTGTGATAGAGTCAATTTTATAATGTGATCACCGGAGCGGAGAGTCACTATATCATTGAAAATACGAGGCCTTTCAACATTCATATCGTACTCAAAATGAAATTGCTCAGTTTCAATGTCTTGCTCGTCTAACGGCCTAATGATCATATTGTCGTGCTCTGCAAACGCAATATCGCCAAGTATAttcttttcttggatttCTGTAAAATTCCAAAAAACTACTACACCGTAACTGAAAATGAAGATCTCTGCATGTTGCTGCTTACTGGATCCATAATTTTCGAGTGACTGACTCTCCATATACGGATTTTGAGATCTATTGCCCACAGCGCTTATGTTCTTGCTTTGGTCCGTATCCCGCCCCTCTTCGGCGAAAAACTGAGGTTCACTGGgatcaaaagaagcagtATTATTGCTCGAGTTATTTGGGAGATGATCCGGTGTCGGCAGCGAATCATTTCTTTCATTGTCCTTCCCTGCAGTGTCACTAAGCTCAAAGTTGTTGTTCATGTCTTCGACTGTTTCAACCCCCGAGTAGTATTCATAATGGTGGTCTCTCTGTTCACTCTTGTCAATGAGCCGATCTATGAGTGTTTTACCACCAATggtcttttttgaaacGTTGGATTTTATCCTAAAGCCATCCTTGCCAGGGAGCAGCGGCAGGCAATAGGGAACATATAGACATTCATCATAGAGCCGCGGCGAGACATCATGAGTGTATCTCAAGAAGTCagaagttgagctcatctcaaaaCCCTCCGCAACATTGTAAGCTGTAATCCGCGACATTTCTTCGTCGTAGTTCTCTTGGCCGTCAGGGTCATGTCTATTATATTTGAGCGGCCGTCGTCTTTCCATCTGAAGAGCATTATTTTTACGATCCGAGTCCTCCGGAATCAGCActagcttttttgaagttttagaagttcttggaggGAGAGGGTTTATCAACTTAGTATACTGTCCGGGTGAACTATGGTGAGCAAATGGGGCCATTTCATGAGATGATATCGAAAGTCGTTCTTCCCGCCTACCAGAGGGCACATCAGAGACGTCTGAGAGGATGTTATCGATTGAGATATCGCTGAATTTACCTTGTTGTCGTAGCTTAGCCCTGCTTCGACGCATGGGGCCTAGGTCGGAACCGCTTGCAGAATTTCCTCGCATGCTTCCTCTGCTAGAAGCAGAAAACCCTTGATATGTGTCAGATTTCTCTCTCGCTGCTCTGCCGCCACGAAGACCTGCTGCATGGCCAGCAAATGGCGCACCAATCCGCTTCTTACTAGACCGCGCATCAGTCACTAAAATCGAAGGAGACCTCCGAGACATGGAGGTTCTCCTGCCAGGTCCTTCCTGGAATCCCAAGGAGCTTTGCATGCCCGCAATATATCAGTTCTATCGTTATTGAGTTCGACTTACAGCTTGAAGATCGACGAAACCCGTCAGCTTGAGGGAGCTCACCACAAACGAGGGTCtaatttttcaaaatcaatttGTTATTTCCTTCATGATTCTGGAAGCTCTTGACTTTAAGATGGATGCGTGAATAATTAAGCAGATCTTTAACTTCTTTAATGTCTGATATCGATGAGGATCTATTAGCACTGGCTGGTGCCAGTAgtggcgaagaagaagaagaggatgtCCAAATAggctcatcaaaaaaaaggtcGCGGTCGGATCATCAATCGTCGAGTAAAAGGAGAATTGttgacgaggacgaggagcaagatgacgacgaagaagagggagAAGAGGACGACTATAACCCCGAAGCAGCCTCCTACGATATGGAtagtgaagaagacgaggacgaagaacCAAATCCTTTTCCCTTGGAGGGCAAATATAAAAACGAGGAGGATCGGAGCTACTTGGAGTCTCTTCCTGAAATGGAGCGCGAAACAATGCTTTTCGAAAGATCACAAACAATGCAAAAGTACCAAGAAAGGCgtgttttgaaagaaagaGCCAAAAACATTAGAGATCAGCAACAAAAGCGACAGCTGCAGCAAgaaggaaagaagacgCGGTCTTCTACCAGGTCTACACGTACTACAGGACACAGCGATCTAAAGGAATCAAGGCTTTCTGAACTTAAAAAGCAGAGAGCTAAGAAAAAAGGCACCTACGAATAtagcgaagaagaagaggaagaaggccaaaatgaagaggacgagTATGGGTATCAGGACCAGGAAGATGAAAGCGAAGACGATTATGAGCCCATGTACAAAAAAGGTAAAAcagaagatgaggaggagCTTAAGTGGgcagaagatgaagatcTTGACCGAGAGCCCGAGCTTGGAGATTTCAACAGAATAAAGATTGGGCGCTCGTTTGTTGCGAAGTTTTGCTTTTACCCCGAGTTTAATGATATGATCAAGGGATGCTATGGGAGAGTCAACGTTGGTGTTGACAAGCGGAGCGGCCAGACCTTATATCGTAtggtcaaaattgaaaaagtgtTTTTACAAAAGCCATACAATATGGGCAAGTTTTTCACTAACCAATACTTTGGTGTCACTCAAGGAAAAAATCGAAAAGTGTTTCagatgaactttttcagcgATGGTGCTATAACACAACCTGAGTTTGAAAGATATTTGAGGTCTCTTGAAACCTCAGAGATAAACAAGCCCTCACTTTATATTATAAACAACAAATCGAACGAGATCAACAGTTTTGTGTCTCAACCGGTGACATCCAAGTTAACAGACGAGCTGGTTCGTAATAGGATGATCTTTAACAAGAAATTGTCGGGAACCAATGCTGTTCTCGAAAAAACAATACTCAAAGATAAGTTACAGTACGCTAAGGAAAGCGGGAGTGAGCGCGATGTTGCAAAGTATTCATCTCAGTTGAGAAACCTCGAAAAACGTCTTTCCTCCTATGAAAAGCATCATGAAAATGACCAAGCCGGATCTAAAAAGCTTGGCGCAttaacttcaaaaaatagAAGAGTCAACCTTGATAAAGGTAAAAACGTCGAGGtcaccaagaaagaagacacGCCTTTTGATGCTAAGACTGATCCATTTAGCAGACTCAAAACCAGGACAAAGATATATTACCAGGAAAtccaaagagaagagaacGAAAAGGCCAAAGAGCTGGCTAGACAAgagcaacttcaaaaagacgACCTGAACCTAGTAGAGAAAGAACgcaagcttttgttggCTAAATTTAAAAACTTGGGCGGGCTGGAGGACATTATTAGCAACATGGACTTCCAGGTAAGCTTAGATGTGTAATACGCCAGCTTCTACCAACATCGCGCAAGTCCGTGATTTTGTTTAAACTTGATATGGCTACCTCTGATCTTTGTAATTTTGTAATTCTAGTATAGTTTTTTTCACTTCTTTGTTGACAATGCTACTAATCACGTATCCTCGACGCTGCAACATCAATGGAAgtcaatgaagaagttgccgATAAGATAGCAGAGTTGGCTTCCGAGTACTATAGGAAGCTAAAACCCTCGGCAAAGCCTACTGTTCGGTCAAATGGTACCAAAGAATGGAATGTCTTAGCTTGCGTGGTGGCCATTAATCGTGCAAATGAAGACTTAAGATTGGTGTCTTTAGCAACCGGAGTCAAGGCAGCTCCCAACGAGGACTTAAAAAGAAGCAACGGAAGGATTCTTCATGACTGTCATGCAGAAATTTTGGCACTCCGCGGCTTCAATGCtgtgcttttgaagcagatacagcttttgaaagattcaCAGTCGCACCCAGTCCCCGATTTGGTTTCATCGTCCAGCGACAATTCGGGCATCTACAGACTTAACGAAGAATGGTCATTTGCGCTATATATATCCAGAGCTCCCTGCGGAGACGCAAGCATGGGGCTGCTGTATGATGAAGGTTGCATTTCGTTTACGGACGATGACCGTTGCCAGTATGTTGATGACAACAATAAAACTATTATACGGGGGAGATTCAATTATGCAAAAAAAGGCTACGTGAGAACTAAGCCTGGCCGGAAGGACTCTAAAGTAACTTTATCAAAGTCTTGCACCGATAAACTTTGCTCGAAACAAGTTTTatccattttgaactcgTTAACCTGGGACCTACTCGAGGCTCCGGTGTTCCTTGAATACATAGTTATTCCACAATTGCCCCGCGTGGCTGAAGCGGATTTTGAACGCGCATTTGACACCAGAATAAAAGATTCCGTTCCGATGGAAAAAGTGCAAATACTCTCGTGCTCACAACGCTTTGATGATGACAAGACTTACGAAAATCAGCCGCCTTCACTGATGAGTAGTATTCTGCTCAACATTATTGAGGGCCAGGTAACACAACAGCAGTCAATATTAAATGGCGTGAAGTGTGGAGCGTTTGTTAAGCCGCCCAATCCTCTAAAGAAAAACTGCGAGACGGTAGTAAGTCGAGCATCACAGTGGAGCTTGTTTAAACAGATAAAAGGGGGCGTCGACTCTCAAACTTACCGAGAGTTCAAAAGTCAGCAAACCGACAGAAACGCTCTAAAAGAAAGGATACGTCTAGCTCTTTCCAAAGACGGGTGGGTGGGCACAGAATCAGATGATTGTGGTTAACTTTGTATGTCCGGTATATATATGTCTCAGGCCTTTACGAATGTAGGACTCAATCATCATCGGGGCCATCGTCTATAActtcagcatcttcttcgtttaCGGCGCCCTGGTTCTCTGCCGCCAACTCGGCTCCTTGCAACAAGTCAATCAGGTCATCGAGTTCGTCACCATGTACTAAATCTATGGGCTTTTGGCCAGCTTGATTTACAATTCGGGGATCAGCTCCAACTTCAATAAGGTTTCTCGCAATGAAAGTTCCATGCTCTGGTTCCTCAATCGCATACCTTACTGCACAATGAAGCGGAGTGTCTCCTTCGACTTTGTTCTTGGAGTCAATCTCGATTCCACCTTCTTGGTCGAGGATTACATCTAGCACATCCCATGACCCATACATGCAACACAAATGCAAACCTGAGTTGCCCATTGGATCGTGAGCTGTATTGATCAGATCTGCAATTTGTGCTTCATTATTTcccagttcttgaaaaactgtTTCGAGCAGGTCAACGTTGTTTCGCCTCGACGCGTCTAATAGCTGTTCTCGTAACGAGGCTCCGTCACTCATTTTACTTCTTTAACTGATATGTTCAGCACAATTTCTCAATCTTGTTAGTTGAAATAGGGTTTTCCCTTACCTGTAATTTTCCCTCATGATGtgcaaaaagttcaaacttCCGTGATGATTTGCAACTCAGAAAGAACTTTAGCCAAGATGaaggaaaagctcaaagaagctaTAGTTGGTGCGCAGTCTACTAATGGCCAAGTAAGAGAAAATTCTGAGAATGCTTTATGGAGCCTGTGCTCGGAAAATCCCAGTGCAACCTGTACATCTCTAATGCAGCTAGCTTGCGGTATTGAAAATGCGGTAGAAGACCGAATCTTTAGCCTGTTGTCCTTAAGGAAACTAATCACTATGTATTGGAGTGCAGGGTTTGAATCTTATAGAGGTCCGCCGGGTATTGGAGACGAAGGGAAACGAATGATTAGAGAATCATTATTGAATTTGGGCCTCGACGACAGCCAGGATACGAGACTGAAAAACTGCTCTTCTTATTGCATTGTCCAAATTGCCGCAGTTGATTTTCCTGATGAGTGGCCTACCCTTGTCGATTCAATCTTTGACGCGATACTGCAGCGCCAATCTCTTAGTGCCCTATATGTGCTCaatgaaatttttgatgatgtaGTATCAGAGGAGATGTTTTTCCATCGCGGTATTGGATGGCAGACGATACAGCTCATTTTCAGGATTTTGAGCAACTCAGATAGTTCCACACAGGCCAAAACAGCTTCTGCTAAACTCTATCAAGCGTGTCTTTTACAATTACAATCCCCGATGGCAACTTCAACGCAGGACTACAAATACGCGCTCTCTAACCATATCCAAGAATCAGTTCTCTTACTCATAAAGGTATTAAAAGAACATCACATCGCCAAAGGGATCAACACAAGTGCTCTCAATCTCCAACAAGTTTTACTAAGCTGTCTTAATACCATCAAAACtgggttttcaaagaagctttttacTATAGAATCGGCACAGGAACTCATAGAATTTTTGTTCGAGAATTTCAGGAAAATCGCAGAACTTTGTATCGATGTAACGATTGACCCTGATATGAAGCTTGCTGCTAACGAAGTTGGGATCCAGATGGTTTCCCTTTTTGCGACTTTAATGGATACTTTGACAGAGAATCAAAATTGGAACTTTATAGTGGAGAGCTTTGTGATTGCTGGAATGATAAGCGACGAGGACGCAGAGTGCTGGGATAATGACTTTAATGTTTTCGCGAGCAAGGAAACCGGCCTCTCAACATCTTTCACTGTCAGAGACGAATGTGAACAGTTTATGCAGGGACTCTCTGGCTTCGCATATAATTCAGTTTTCAATGCCCTCACTTCAGCCCTAATCTACAACGAATCCCCCAATTGGAAGGTTCAGGAGTCGATACTGTTTTTTATCCAGGCTCTCTGCGGaaatgaagatgatgaagtctCTTTTaattttgagaaaactcAATCTTTGCTTAACACACTGCGACAGATactggagctggaagacTCGCATATACTCGTCAAGACAAGGAGTTTGATTGCCTTGCCAAAGGTTATAGAAAGGTTTATGGAGACTTTGGAAAGCGTCAAAGCACTAGTGAAGGATTCTTTATTTCACTCTTTTTCATTGGCTCGTCAGACACCTAGTTATACAGTCAAGATAGGCTGCTTAATATCTTTTACTTACTACGCAAGTTTTGCGGAATTGGATTCGGTCTTGGGTCCTGGATTTTATGGGGAAGCCCAGAGATCTGTGTCCGCCATTATTCAAGAACTCCTGGaggaagctgaagaagatacACCCAGCATTTTGTTAGAGGCCTTAGCGCCCACTCTATCTTCAAACCACAAAACTACAGAAACAATCTCGTTTTATCAGCTGGCGTTACAACTGATACTTAAAATTTCCTCCAAACATCCTTCCAACATTCAAGTTGGTTTAGAAGCTCAAGATTGTTTGTCTAATCTTCTCAAGAGTACTAGCACGGAGGAATATGTCACATACTCAAAGACTTGCATTCCGTTATTCGCAAATGTTCTCAACGGTATGATAGAGAACAAGTTTGCTTATGCCCCGATAGTTTGCCTTTCCCTAGAAATGCTTACAGTCTTTATAAAAAGAAAACCAAGGGATGGCTGCTTGCCCAGCGATATCACATCATATGTCTTCAATCCTTTATCTGACATTCTTATCAACTCCTCTGATGATGAGATAATGCAGCTTACATCTGATGCCCTAGTGTATCTTATAAGCAATTCTGAGCCACACCAACTTTTTCCTCACCTTAACGTGGTTCTATGCGACCTGGAAAAACTTCTTTCGGCTGAAACTTCTGACTCAGGTGCAATACATGTTGGAAACCTTGTTGTTGTCGTATtagaaaagttttcaaagcagcTTCAGGAAATCTATCCCAGAATACTTGAAGCTGCCACCAAAAAATTTCTTGGCGCGCATAATGTGTTTACAACAGAAAACTTGGCTAATGTGTTTTGCTATCTGGTGTCCCTCAACCCTGCTGAAGTAATAAATTTCTTatcttctttctcgattgatcaacaagaacaaagtgTACTTTGCCCCGTGCTGTCCAAGTGGCTAGAGtcatttgaagttcttcgaGGTGAAAAACGTATAAAAGAAAATATTATGGCTCTCTCGAAGCTATTTTTCCAAGCCGACAGCAGAATTGATAAAATTTACGTGAATGGAGATCCTATTCCATACTCTGGGGATATGATTATAACAAGATCGATGGCAAAAAGCATGCCTGAGAAATACACGAGGATTACAGCATACCAAAAGATTGTTAAGCTGTTTGTTGCCGAACTTGACTTTCAAACGTCTCAAACAGACCTTGAAAAGTACATACCTATGAGCGCTAAAAAGACTGAATGCTCCACAATAG
The Lachancea thermotolerans CBS 6340 chromosome G complete sequence genome window above contains:
- the RTF1 gene encoding RNA polymerase-associated protein (similar to uniprot|P53064 Saccharomyces cerevisiae YGL244W RTF1 Subunit of the RNA polymerase II- associated Paf1 complex directly or indirectly regulates DNA-binding properties of Spt15p (TATA box-binding protein) and relative activities of different TATA elements), translated to MSDIDEDLLALAGASSGEEEEEDVQIGSSKKRSRSDHQSSSKRRIVDEDEEQDDDEEEGEEDDYNPEAASYDMDSEEDEDEEPNPFPLEGKYKNEEDRSYLESLPEMERETMLFERSQTMQKYQERRVLKERAKNIRDQQQKRQLQQEGKKTRSSTRSTRTTGHSDLKESRLSELKKQRAKKKGTYEYSEEEEEEGQNEEDEYGYQDQEDESEDDYEPMYKKGKTEDEEELKWAEDEDLDREPELGDFNRIKIGRSFVAKFCFYPEFNDMIKGCYGRVNVGVDKRSGQTLYRMVKIEKVFLQKPYNMGKFFTNQYFGVTQGKNRKVFQMNFFSDGAITQPEFERYLRSLETSEINKPSLYIINNKSNEINSFVSQPVTSKLTDELVRNRMIFNKKLSGTNAVLEKTILKDKLQYAKESGSERDVAKYSSQLRNLEKRLSSYEKHHENDQAGSKKLGALTSKNRRVNLDKGKNVEVTKKEDTPFDAKTDPFSRLKTRTKIYYQEIQREENEKAKELARQEQLQKDDLNLVEKERKLLLAKFKNLGGLEDIISNMDFQVSLDV
- the TAD1 gene encoding tRNA-specific adenosine deaminase (similar to uniprot|P53065 Saccharomyces cerevisiae YGL243W TAD1 tRNA-specific adenosine deaminase deaminates adenosine-37 to inosine in tRNA-Ala); the encoded protein is MEVNEEVADKIAELASEYYRKLKPSAKPTVRSNGTKEWNVLACVVAINRANEDLRLVSLATGVKAAPNEDLKRSNGRILHDCHAEILALRGFNAVLLKQIQLLKDSQSHPVPDLVSSSSDNSGIYRLNEEWSFALYISRAPCGDASMGLLYDEGCISFTDDDRCQYVDDNNKTIIRGRFNYAKKGYVRTKPGRKDSKVTLSKSCTDKLCSKQVLSILNSLTWDLLEAPVFLEYIVIPQLPRVAEADFERAFDTRIKDSVPMEKVQILSCSQRFDDDKTYENQPPSLMSSILLNIIEGQVTQQQSILNGVKCGAFVKPPNPLKKNCETVVSRASQWSLFKQIKGGVDSQTYREFKSQQTDRNALKERIRLALSKDGWVGTESDDCG
- the ANK1 gene encoding ankyrin repeat-containing protein ANK1 (highly similar to uniprot|P53066 Saccharomyces cerevisiae YGL242C Hypothetical ORF), whose product is MSDGASLREQLLDASRRNNVDLLETVFQELGNNEAQIADLINTAHDPMGNSGLHLCCMYGSWDVLDVILDQEGGIEIDSKNKVEGDTPLHCAVRYAIEEPEHGTFIARNLIEVGADPRIVNQAGQKPIDLVHGDELDDLIDLLQGAELAAENQGAVNEEDAEVIDDGPDDD
- the KAP114 gene encoding karyopherin KAP114 (similar to uniprot|P53067 Saccharomyces cerevisiae YGL241W), with the translated sequence MICNSERTLAKMKEKLKEAIVGAQSTNGQVRENSENALWSLCSENPSATCTSLMQLACGIENAVEDRIFSLLSLRKLITMYWSAGFESYRGPPGIGDEGKRMIRESLLNLGLDDSQDTRLKNCSSYCIVQIAAVDFPDEWPTLVDSIFDAILQRQSLSALYVLNEIFDDVVSEEMFFHRGIGWQTIQLIFRILSNSDSSTQAKTASAKLYQACLLQLQSPMATSTQDYKYALSNHIQESVLLLIKVLKEHHIAKGINTSALNLQQVLLSCLNTIKTGFSKKLFTIESAQELIEFLFENFRKIAELCIDVTIDPDMKLAANEVGIQMVSLFATLMDTLTENQNWNFIVESFVIAGMISDEDAECWDNDFNVFASKETGLSTSFTVRDECEQFMQGLSGFAYNSVFNALTSALIYNESPNWKVQESILFFIQALCGNEDDEVSFNFEKTQSLLNTLRQILELEDSHILVKTRSLIALPKVIERFMETLESVKALVKDSLFHSFSLARQTPSYTVKIGCLISFTYYASFAELDSVLGPGFYGEAQRSVSAIIQELLEEAEEDTPSILLEALAPTLSSNHKTTETISFYQLALQLILKISSKHPSNIQVGLEAQDCLSNLLKSTSTEEYVTYSKTCIPLFANVLNGMIENKFAYAPIVCLSLEMLTVFIKRKPRDGCLPSDITSYVFNPLSDILINSSDDEIMQLTSDALVYLISNSEPHQLFPHLNVVLCDLEKLLSAETSDSGAIHVGNLVVVVLEKFSKQLQEIYPRILEAATKKFLGAHNVFTTENLANVFCYLVSLNPAEVINFLSSFSIDQQEQSVLCPVLSKWLESFEVLRGEKRIKENIMALSKLFFQADSRIDKIYVNGDPIPYSGDMIITRSMAKSMPEKYTRITAYQKIVKLFVAELDFQTSQTDLEKYIPMSAKKTECSTIANAEAGQEESDWEDVDDVLEYEQLQHFVDQDTFSSDRDEEDVIPGIKNVQQSTRELLISFFKEAASQNINDFKTIYDNLSENEKRILSENLV